CGTGCAAAGATGAGGCTCCCCAGGATTCGGATTCATCGTTacaatttttcaacaaaaaGTGGTCAATGTAATAAATAAAGCTAGATCGATACAAGGAACCTCGTTCAAACAAATCTAATTACGGTAGTGCCACATCGACTGATTAAAAGTCTGCTTCGTTAAGTGGTTATTTTGTTATCTCTATCAGTTCTTAATCCTGATCTTATGATGCGATGCCTTTTAATGTTCTGcgtgtaaaataaataaatgtatcgAGTATCTGTGCGTCTCACATCTTGAGATTTGCTAGATTTATGGCTCCCCTGATAACTGATCGCATAATATCCCGAGTCACGATTAGTTAACGCAGCGTAATACATATGTACCTAGtacatatgtgtacatatatgcATACTAATTCCAGGCTCATTCCATCTTTACAAATATCCAAGTACCATTACTGACTACTTCAAATTACCATAATATGAAGTATATCGTGAAGGATCCGTGAAGAAATCTGAACAACAGATCTAGAGTTAATCAAATCCCTACGTTAAGCCTCCACAAATTACCAATAATACTTTTCTTGTTATTTAAAGTTGCATTCCGCAAACAGTTGCACTGTCAGAGTACTACTTTTTCATAGCGTACGTGTTATCCtcgtttttttttctgaaagctATTTTAAAGGAAACATTTTAAAGACTGTTAGCAACTAGTGTAGTTTTTTCATGCCACTCGTCGAGATAATCGCGTACCCTGACCTCCGATAATTGATACCAATCATTTAACGGAAGAgtggaaattataatacatacagcgATGTCCTGTATAAGAACGTCGGTCAAAATTCAGAAATGCACGTTGCGAAACAGCGAGCTATCGAATTACGATCCGATTGTTCCGGTAGGAGGCAAGAGCTAATTAATCAGAATATCGACAAGCGTCTCGTTTTACTTAGCTGCTAGCAATTTCTGTTAAGCGAGTCGTTAATCATTGACACTCAACATAGGTCGACATCGATTTTTTCCCGCGTCTAAGTATGTCACACTCGcaaaatgtatttttatcaCGATCAGAGCGTTTCGATTTAGAGCAAAGCCGGAGATCAGGAACGAGCGTGTCCGCATTGTTTTGGTACGAGATTTGCTGGACGCGGGAAAATTGACTGGGAATCTGGAACAGATATAAAATCGCAGTTATATGACATTGAATGCTTTTCCGggttacatttatttttaatctcACATGATGTACAGTTTACAATAGTGACGTCAAACAGGCTTCTTATACTTCCATTGATTACCTTCTCGTTTTGCTCGAACGCAGTAATAATTCTCTTGCTATTCGTAATTTTTCTACAGAAATTTCTTATCTTTATCGTGTTCGATGCTTCGTTCGACTAGTACTCTTTTATGGTAGATTTCGTTAAATGATTTTGCAGTATGTGCATTGAGGTTATTACGAGGATGCATCATTTTATCGGTTTCAGAAAATATTTGTTTGCGTTTCTTTTAGGTGTATGCGCAGAAATATTGTTCATTAGTAGAACGATATGTGTAGACATTGTTCGTGACATACACAAACACTATCAACTTATATTCGCTGTTTTATGTCTCACTATGTACCTAACCAATTAATACGAATTCGATAATACGAAACGCAAATTAATAACGTTGTTTAAGAATTAGCtaaattattaaatgaaataaaatgttgATACAAGATCATTTTTTCTCTCAAACCTTTTATATGTTACACAGCGAATTACTGTTGTTGAAATAACGATCCCGCGAAATGTGTCCGGTGCTCGCCGGAGAATAAACCGGTCTTTAAGACGCGAAAGAGAAGATCGAACCTGTGTCACTGTTCCTATCTCGATACCGACCACTTATTTTCGGTCCGGCCAAATTCAATGGCAAAAGATAGTGGCTGATTGCCAGTCTCGCTGCTGTAACACGTTGTCTTCTCGAAAGCCTCCTTGGGAATCGCGTATCGTATACGAGACAATGGATGAAACTGAGATTAGATGTATCTCACTATTTGCAAAACACTTACTAGTTCCCATTTTATAGTTATTTAGTATCCAGCTATTTACAGCTATTTAATAACATTTTGTATGTTAAACCTTGTTACTCCTCTTTGTTTCTTTATCTGTAAGTACTGAAGCTTCCTAGTTAGAGAAAGATTATGAGATTAAGATTTAAAACCAATgttctaaatttaaaaaattgtatgatCTATATGATTAAATATATGTCTATCTGATATTAAAAtctaagaaatatatataaagtttAAAATTGCAACAAAATGGATAATATGTACCGACATTTCAAAGTGATAATAAAGTCGTGTACAAGGTGGCGCGCAAATCAGGAATTGCGTCGTGTTACTGAATACAGTATAGCGATCCGATAATTGGCCACGAGTAGAGTTTTCATTTGGCCAATTATAGAAAAAGGTATATTTCTAGGAAATCTTAAATGTTTCTCTCCTCCATTAAGCATGAGTGAGATGCgtaaattttacatatttgtatACGTACATAACATTAGAATTTCAGTTCACGTAGCTTCAAGAACTGGTGGGGATAGCAATGGCCACTTAAAGGAGCAAAATTCCGGTCAGTTAACCCGGCAGTACTATATTCTATGTGCAGGCACTTTTCAGCGAGGATGGTAACGCTATTATAGTGTATGTTACAGGTTCGTATAGTACGTGTCACTAATTTTAAGCTCTCATAGTCTCAAATATTCgctatttaaataaaatgcaaAATATGGAGCGTGATCAGTTTATGTTAagagaaaagtaaaaataacataagtattttatacaattttattagttaaattattgaaattttggTAAACAACAAATTTAAAAAGGCGCCATAATGTTTTAGCGCCTCCAGCCGTTACAAGTAGGAATGTTTGCTTTCATTGacatttaatttctatataaaatttacTCAAAAGTTAAgtgaaaagtatatttttaaaattttatagttgttAAGAAAAGGATTCTGCATGTTACAAAGtgaattcttatttatttttaatgtatGTATTAATGTATGTGTACTACGTTTGACTACAATTCAACATTTGACTACCTGATTAATATAAATGCTAGTACAGCAGTCAAATTGATTTACACAAATTGGTGCAAAAGAATAGTAATGCGTAATTAAGACTTGTTTgacatgtatatttataattttagtaTACATGATGTACTGCTGAAGCAAATACtgaattttaaaaagaaaaacgtacgcaatgttaaaaatattaaaggaaTATAAAGTGACTTTTTTTCTGTTCCTTcctatttctttcttatttgcAATTGATGGAAGTGCAATATTGAAAGAATTAGGAGAAAAACAGTACCAAATGATTAAaggtatatattatttaatcctATACATAAAAACACATTTGTATCTTATAATTgattatataaattatgttaTTATTGGTATTATATATAGCAAAATCTTCCTTATCGCAACATGGGATTTGTTGGCAGACTGTTATCAATGCAATAAAAGTTAGTTGTGATAAATTAAACGATCAAGAGCATGCTCTTATTGCTTTAAAATTGACAAATTGTTTTTTAGACGACTCTGGACATAAAACTTATGATTGTCATCTTATTGATGCAGAAAATCAACGccggtaaatttattatactttttaatatatatacattgactttattacatttatttaataattcattgGTTTTACAGTAAGTGCATTAATAATATGTCAGATAGGGCATTTAGTgtgtataatgaattttatgtgCACACTACACACatgtgtttttatttaaattatgaaGCTTGGCGAGCTGAAACTGACAATACCATTAAACAGTAAGTTCTCTTATGTTTAACCACTGATATGTtttggaaaaaatatattattttcttttattatagaTTATACCAAGTTTCCACTCGGATGAGGGAACAATTGTTAGAAGCTTCGGAAATACAAGGAAACATGCTTGAAAGTCAAAAGCAGAGTCTACAAATGCAAAACAAGCTTTTATCTCATGGAAAAGAACTTGGTTCTGTATTAAAGTCTTCTTCTGAAAGTGTTAACAACCTGGTTAGAGATTTTAAGTAAGTACATCAAAGTTTTTTACATGtagtaaataaaatttctatcaaTGATAGTCTAAAATTACTAATTATAGAGAATCAGCAAAAGATCAAAGAGAATTATTGTTCCAAATCTTTTCATATGTTCGCACATTTCAAAATTGGATTGTTGGAGAAGTCTCTTGGTTTCAGTCCATTATATATTACACAATCAGTTGTATTTTGTCTGCAGCGTTTAGTTCTTCTAAGAGAACTGCGGATGCTAGAATCACTCTCTTCACAATCCTAAGTTTAAACGTTATTGTAGAACGAATGTTAGTTCAATATTATGATAATGTGTATCATTCCATTGACAATAAGGTAATATAGATTTGGATTTATGaaagtattattaatattattttttttatactaCTAAACAGTAAacataaagaaattaatttttgttttttaatttaggACAGCTTAGTGAGTACAACATGGATGTATAGAAAAATAGCTCTCACTCTTTGTGCTATTACATTAATttgtacatattattattacagaGATGAAcaagtagaaaattataaagcGTTAAAACGCATTGAACATCAGTTAAGTACCATACAAGAAACTACATCTATTTCTACAAAACATCCAGTCCGTACGTATTCTGATCTTCTGCTATAATATAAATTGAATACAGTTGATTAAAATCATTTTGCTTTTATCCATATATAGGTTATTGTACACGATTAAGTGTCAAACGTTTGCAAGCACAGGCAAATAGACAGACTAGTACAGAAGCTCTTTTGTAGTATAAATCAAATTaattattgcttatttttattatatattaattattataaatataaattaattaatatatatttactaatatattaatatataatatccaTTATAATAGCAAAAACATGAATTTCATACAGGTGacaataaaagtattttttttataatactctaacattttatttaaaatcattaAACAGTTGGATACATACGTAAAAGGTATGTAACCTGTTTACTTGTAAGATTTTTAGCATTAGGAGCAGGAATTTCAATTCTTTGTTGTTCCTTGTGTGTAGCAGCACTTGTCATATATTTGTTATAACATTCATACAAGTTTTTAATTTCTTTGTCACACGTGCCTTTTTCAAAATCATTTTCTTTCCAACATCCAAATAGTAATGTCATTTCATATAAACATTTATCCTCTAAAATACGTAAGAGCATTATTTATAATAGTGCTATAAAAAGATTTCATTATactatgaaatataatatttaccaAGAGTTTTCATTGTGCCCCCACAAactctattttttaattttaaaggcATCACTTCGCTAAACGGcactttatttacattttgagCCGCTCTTGGACTACGTTTCAAATATATTGAGCTTAGTTTCATTTTctagaaatgaaaaattattaaatgattATAAATATGAGGTTAAGAAATGTAAGGTTGAACTTTTTATAGAATTcactaattattattaatatcaacCGATACAGTATCATAACATTTCAAAAATCctctaaaaatacatttttaagtaattatttcattcagTT
The Bombus vancouverensis nearcticus chromosome 6, iyBomVanc1_principal, whole genome shotgun sequence DNA segment above includes these coding regions:
- the LOC117159816 gene encoding uncharacterized protein LOC117159816, whose protein sequence is MLKILKEYKVTFFLFLPISFLFAIDGSAILKELGEKQYQMIKAKSSLSQHGICWQTVINAIKVSCDKLNDQEHALIALKLTNCFLDDSGHKTYDCHLIDAENQRRKCINNMSDRAFSVYNEFYVHTTHMCFYLNYEAWRAETDNTIKQLYQVSTRMREQLLEASEIQGNMLESQKQSLQMQNKLLSHGKELGSVLKSSSESVNNLVRDFKESAKDQRELLFQIFSYVRTFQNWIVGEVSWFQSIIYYTISCILSAAFSSSKRTADARITLFTILSLNVIVERMLVQYYDNVYHSIDNKDSLVSTTWMYRKIALTLCAITLICTYYYYRDEQVENYKALKRIEHQLSTIQETTSISTKHPVRYCTRLSVKRLQAQANRQTSTEALL
- the LOC117159818 gene encoding small ribosomal subunit protein mS37 translates to MKLSSIYLKRSPRAAQNVNKVPFSEVMPLKLKNRVCGGTMKTLEDKCLYEMTLLFGCWKENDFEKGTCDKEIKNLYECYNKYMTSAATHKEQQRIEIPAPNAKNLTSKQVTYLLRMYPTV